The Phycisphaeraceae bacterium genome segment GCGCTTCTCGCTTTCCTCCGACACCATGCGCTCATAGGCGGCGATGCGGGCCTTGCTTTTCGCCTGCCGCCCGGCGGGGTTCTTGCGGATCCACTCCAGTTCGCGGGCCAGCGCCTTCTGGCGGATGGACTCCTGCTTCTCCTCCACCGAGAGCCGGGCCTTCTTCTGATCGAGCCACGAGGAATAGTTGCCCTTCCACGGAATGCCCTCGCCCCGGTCGAGCTCGAGGATCCACCCGGCCACGTTGTCGAGGAAGTAGCGATCGTGCGTGACCGCGATGATGGTGCCGGCATACTGCTGCAGATGATGCTCGAGCCACGCCACGCTCTCGGCGTCGAGGTGGTTGGTGGGCTCGTCCAGCAGCAGGATGTCCGGCTGCTGCAGCAGCAGGCGGCAGAGGGCGACGCGGCGTTTTTCGCCGCCGGAGATCACGTCGCAGCGCATCTCGCCGGGCGGGCATCGCAGGGCGTCCATCGCCATCTCGAGGCGCGAGTCGATGTCCCACGCGCCCAGACGCTCGAGCTGCTCCTGCAGGTCGCCCTGACGGGCGAGCAGTTTCTCCATTTCGTCGTCCGACATGGGCTCGGCGAACTTCTCGCTGATGCGGTCGAACTCCGCCAGCAGGTCGAGGGTGGGCTTGACGCCTTCGCGGACGACTTCGATGACGGTGCGCGTCTCGCCCAGCAGGGGCTCCTGCGGCAGGAAGCCGATGGAGTACCCCTTGGCCGCGTGAATCGTGCCTTCGTACTGCCTGTCCACGCCCGCCATGATGCGCAGCAGCGACGACTTGCCCGAGCCGTTGAGCCCCAGCACGCCGATCTTGGCGCCGTAGTAGTACGACAGCGAGATGTTCTTGAGCACCTGCTTCTTCTCGTACGTCTTGGAGACGCCGAGCATGGAGTAGATGATCTGCGTGGTTTCCTGGGGCGGCATGGGAAGGACTCACCAAGGGCGGGGGAAAGCAGGAATGATAGGGCGAAGGGTCCGGCAGTCCTGGCGCTGGCTGTCGGT includes the following:
- the ettA gene encoding energy-dependent translational throttle protein EttA — protein: MPPQETTQIIYSMLGVSKTYEKKQVLKNISLSYYYGAKIGVLGLNGSGKSSLLRIMAGVDRQYEGTIHAAKGYSIGFLPQEPLLGETRTVIEVVREGVKPTLDLLAEFDRISEKFAEPMSDDEMEKLLARQGDLQEQLERLGAWDIDSRLEMAMDALRCPPGEMRCDVISGGEKRRVALCRLLLQQPDILLLDEPTNHLDAESVAWLEHHLQQYAGTIIAVTHDRYFLDNVAGWILELDRGEGIPWKGNYSSWLDQKKARLSVEEKQESIRQKALARELEWIRKNPAGRQAKSKARIAAYERMVSEESEKRAREIEIFIPPGPRLGNLVIEARNVSKAFGDNLLMEDLSFSLPPGGIIGVIGPNGAGKTTLFRMITGLDKPDSGEFRVGDTVKLAYVEQTRDTLPDSKNVWEAISDGDDEIMLGQMKVNSRAFVSRFGFVGPDQQKLVGNLSGGERNRVHLARMLRAGANVILLDEPTNDLDVNVMRGLEEALENFAGCAVIISHDRWFLDRIATHILAFEGDAHVHWFNGNYSAYEEDRRKRLGIEAERPHRLKYRKLTRV